Proteins encoded by one window of Arachis ipaensis cultivar K30076 chromosome B04, Araip1.1, whole genome shotgun sequence:
- the LOC107635471 gene encoding probable E3 ubiquitin-protein ligase HERC4 isoform X2, producing the protein MDVDNIFGTIKPVNVARKSAIYVWGYNQSGQTGRKGREEQLRIPKQLPPALFGCTAGTNARWLDVACGREHTAAIASDGSLFTWGANDFGQLGDGTEERRKYPKKVKQLESEFVKSVSCGAHCSACIAEPRENDGTISTGRLWIWGQNQIIREVSCGAVHVVALSEEGLLQAWGYNEYGQLGRGVTCEGLQGARIISSYAKFLDEAPELVKITKVSCGEYHTAAISDKGEVYTWGLGSMGQLGHSSLQYGDKELLPRRVVSLDGIFIKDLACGGVHTCALTQEGALYAWGGGQSGQLGLGPQTGLFSCVANDSRTFFRNIPVLVVPKGVKLVACGHSHTLISMRDGRIHGWGYNSYGQAANEKSTYAWYPSPVDWCVGEVRKLAAGGGHSAVLTDACSLKELCEFILAETLTLSDAPRVEDIASRTGSDALARLCVRLREYILSGGHLEQEEDAKSKV; encoded by the exons ATGGATGTTGATAATATCTTTGGCACCATTAAACCTGTGAATGTTGCAAGGAAGAGTGCCATATATGTTTGGGGATACAATCAATCAGGGCAAACTGGAAGAAAGGGGAGAGAGGAGCAGTTGAGGATTCCGAAACAGCTGCCTCCTGCACTTTTTGGATGTACAGCAGGTACCAATGCGCGCTGGTTGGACGTTGCTTGCGGTCGGGAGCATACAGCAGCAATTGCCTCTGATGGCTCACTTTTCACCTGGG GGGCTAATGACTTTGGTCAACTCGGTGATGGAACTGAGGAGAGAAGGAAATATCCAAAGAAAGTGAAGCAATTAGAGTCAGAGTTCGTAAAATCTGTGTCCTGCGGAGCACATTGTTCTGCTTGCATTGCAGAGCCTCGTGAAAATGATGGTACCATTTCAACTGGGAGGCTCTGGATTTGGGGACAAAATCAG ATTATTCGTGAAGTGTCTTGTGGAGCTGTCCATGTGGTTGCTTTATCCGAGGAAGGCCTACTACAAGCTTGGG GCTATAATGAGTATGGTCAACTTGGCCGAGGTGTCACTTGTGAAGGACTACAGGGGGCCCGTATTATAAGTTCTTACGCTAAGTTTCTTGATGAAGCCCCCGAGCTTGTAAAGATTACCAAAGTGTCATGCGGGGAGTACCACACTGCGGCCATTTCTGATAAGGGCGAGGT TTACACATGGGGGCTAGGAAGCATGGGCCAGCTTGGACATTCTTCACTCCAGTATGGAGATAAAGAGTTACTGCCAAGGAGAGTGGTTTCCCTTGATGGTATTTTCATAAAGGATTTGGCGTGTGGCGGTGTACACACATGTGCTCTGACTCAGGAAGGGGCACTTTACGCTTGGGGTGGCGGTCAATCCGGGCAGTTAGGCCTTGGCCCCCAAACTGGGTTGTTCTCGTGCGTTGCTAATGACTCTCGTACATTTTTCCGGAACATCCCAGTTTTGGTTGTTCCAAAAGGCGTGAAGCTTGTCGCCTGTGGACACTCCCACACGCTTATTTCAATGAGGGACGGTCGAATTCATGGATGGGGTTACAATAGTTACGGTCAGGCAGCCAACGAGAAATCTACATATGCTTGGTACCCGTCGCCTGTTGACTG GTGTGTTGGGGAGGTCCGAAAACTAGCTGCTGGTGGGGGTCATTCAGCTGTATTGACTGATGCTTGTTCGTTAAAGGAGTTGTGCGAGTTTATACTCGCAGAGACTCTGACTTTATCTGATGCCCCCAGGGTTGAGGATATTGCATCCAGAACTGGATCAGATGCTTTGGCTCGCCTCTGCGTGAGACTCAG AGAGTATATACTTTCTGGTGGTCATCTTGAACAAGAGGAGGATGCTAAGAGTAAAGTTTGA
- the LOC107635471 gene encoding probable E3 ubiquitin-protein ligase HERC4 isoform X1 — protein MDVDNIFGTIKPVNVARKSAIYVWGYNQSGQTGRKGREEQLRIPKQLPPALFGCTAGTNARWLDVACGREHTAAIASDGSLFTWGANDFGQLGDGTEERRKYPKKVKQLESEFVKSVSCGAHCSACIAEPRENDGTISTGRLWIWGQNQGSNLPRLFWGAFKPNTIIREVSCGAVHVVALSEEGLLQAWGYNEYGQLGRGVTCEGLQGARIISSYAKFLDEAPELVKITKVSCGEYHTAAISDKGEVYTWGLGSMGQLGHSSLQYGDKELLPRRVVSLDGIFIKDLACGGVHTCALTQEGALYAWGGGQSGQLGLGPQTGLFSCVANDSRTFFRNIPVLVVPKGVKLVACGHSHTLISMRDGRIHGWGYNSYGQAANEKSTYAWYPSPVDWCVGEVRKLAAGGGHSAVLTDACSLKELCEFILAETLTLSDAPRVEDIASRTGSDALARLCVRLREYILSGGHLEQEEDAKSKV, from the exons ATGGATGTTGATAATATCTTTGGCACCATTAAACCTGTGAATGTTGCAAGGAAGAGTGCCATATATGTTTGGGGATACAATCAATCAGGGCAAACTGGAAGAAAGGGGAGAGAGGAGCAGTTGAGGATTCCGAAACAGCTGCCTCCTGCACTTTTTGGATGTACAGCAGGTACCAATGCGCGCTGGTTGGACGTTGCTTGCGGTCGGGAGCATACAGCAGCAATTGCCTCTGATGGCTCACTTTTCACCTGGG GGGCTAATGACTTTGGTCAACTCGGTGATGGAACTGAGGAGAGAAGGAAATATCCAAAGAAAGTGAAGCAATTAGAGTCAGAGTTCGTAAAATCTGTGTCCTGCGGAGCACATTGTTCTGCTTGCATTGCAGAGCCTCGTGAAAATGATGGTACCATTTCAACTGGGAGGCTCTGGATTTGGGGACAAAATCAG GGATCAAATCTTCCTAGGTTATTCTGGGGGGCCTTCAAACCTAATACA ATTATTCGTGAAGTGTCTTGTGGAGCTGTCCATGTGGTTGCTTTATCCGAGGAAGGCCTACTACAAGCTTGGG GCTATAATGAGTATGGTCAACTTGGCCGAGGTGTCACTTGTGAAGGACTACAGGGGGCCCGTATTATAAGTTCTTACGCTAAGTTTCTTGATGAAGCCCCCGAGCTTGTAAAGATTACCAAAGTGTCATGCGGGGAGTACCACACTGCGGCCATTTCTGATAAGGGCGAGGT TTACACATGGGGGCTAGGAAGCATGGGCCAGCTTGGACATTCTTCACTCCAGTATGGAGATAAAGAGTTACTGCCAAGGAGAGTGGTTTCCCTTGATGGTATTTTCATAAAGGATTTGGCGTGTGGCGGTGTACACACATGTGCTCTGACTCAGGAAGGGGCACTTTACGCTTGGGGTGGCGGTCAATCCGGGCAGTTAGGCCTTGGCCCCCAAACTGGGTTGTTCTCGTGCGTTGCTAATGACTCTCGTACATTTTTCCGGAACATCCCAGTTTTGGTTGTTCCAAAAGGCGTGAAGCTTGTCGCCTGTGGACACTCCCACACGCTTATTTCAATGAGGGACGGTCGAATTCATGGATGGGGTTACAATAGTTACGGTCAGGCAGCCAACGAGAAATCTACATATGCTTGGTACCCGTCGCCTGTTGACTG GTGTGTTGGGGAGGTCCGAAAACTAGCTGCTGGTGGGGGTCATTCAGCTGTATTGACTGATGCTTGTTCGTTAAAGGAGTTGTGCGAGTTTATACTCGCAGAGACTCTGACTTTATCTGATGCCCCCAGGGTTGAGGATATTGCATCCAGAACTGGATCAGATGCTTTGGCTCGCCTCTGCGTGAGACTCAG AGAGTATATACTTTCTGGTGGTCATCTTGAACAAGAGGAGGATGCTAAGAGTAAAGTTTGA
- the LOC107635472 gene encoding uncharacterized protein LOC107635472, which translates to MAAAHSSNAEKKIVRVDISSDTVCPWCFVGKKNLDKAIAASNEKYNFELRWHPFQLDSNAPKEGIDKKEYYIRKFGSRSEQMAARMSEVFRNVGLEYSMSGLTGNTMDSHRLIYFAGQQGLDKQHALVEELCLGYFTQGKYIGDQNFLLECAAKVGVEGAEDFLKNPNNGLEEVEDELRTYSSNIGGVPYYVINGNHKLSGAQPPEVFLRAFEVATS; encoded by the exons ATGGCTGCAGCGCATAGCAGCAACGCTGAAAAGAAGATTGTGAGAGTTGACATTAGCTCTGATACTGTATGCCCATGGTGCTTTGTTGGCAAAAAGAATCTAGACAAAGCCATAGCCGCATCTAACGAGAAATACAACTTTGAG CTAAGATGGCATCCCTTTCAACTTGATTCTAATGCCCCTAAAGAAGGCATTGACAAGAAGGAGTATTACATAAGAAAGTTTGGATCACGATCTGAACAGATGGCGGCACGGATGTCAGAG GTCTTCAGGAATGTTGGTCTAGAATATAGCATGTCTGGACTCAC GGGAAACACTATGGACAGCCACAGGCTTATATATTTTGCAGGACAACAGGGTCTTGACAAGCAACATGCTCTTGTGGAAGAACTTTGCCTTGGCTATTTCACTCAAGGAAAATACATTGGTGACCA GAACTTTCTTCTGGAATGTgctgcaaaggttggtgtagaagGTGCAGAAGACTTTCTTAAGAATCCCAACAATGGATTGGAGGAG GTTGAGGATGAACTCAGAACATACTCAAGTAACATTGGAGGAGTTCCATATTATGTG ATTAATGGGAATCACAAGCTGAGTGGTGCTCAACCCCCTGAGGTCTTTCTGAGAGCTTTTGAAGTTGCTACAAGTTAA
- the LOC107635473 gene encoding E3 ubiquitin-protein ligase At3g02290 isoform X2, whose translation MGSVCCCLSVNDFEDYMNPNSPVYRNRQCLSSVLQNFLNAYASIFRRGEMQAIPSSIQGAASMTSTASLDNSLSDMYRSPPRPMPYDADPRHFRSQHDRLVSRREKGSSHVNDEAEPLRSDLDEDDQQSLTSSNKWHERASEDGSKEYHSKSLIRLSSARPTTGVGLVYSSSEEEDCCPTCLEEYTEENPKIVTKCSHHFHLGCIYEWMERSDTCPVCGKVMVFDETT comes from the exons ATGGGTTCTGTTTGTTGTTGTTTGAGTGTTAATGATTTTGAAGATTATATGAATCCAAATAGTCCTGTATATAGGAACCGTCAGTGCCTCAGTTCCGTCTTACAGAACTTTTTGAATGCG TATGCATCAATATTCCGTAGAGGGGAAATGCAGGCAATTCCTTCATCTATACAGGGGGCAGCATCTATGACTTCCACAGCATCGCTTGATAATTCTCTATCTGACATGTACCGCTCTCCTCCAAGGCCAATGCCTTATGATGCAGACCCGAGGCATTTCCGCTCTCAGCATGATAGACTAGTTTCACGACGTGAGAAGGGTTCAAGTCATGTGAATGATGAGGCAGAACCTCTAAGAAGTGATCTAGATGAGGATGACCAACAATCTTTAACTTCAAGCAACAAGTGGCATGAACGTGCTAGTGAAGATGGATCCAAAGAATACCACTCTAAGTCTTTAATAAGGCTTTCATCAGCAAGACCTACCACTGGAGTTGGACTTGTCTATTCGTCCTCAGAAGAGGAGGATTGCTGTCCAACTTGTCTTGAAG AATATACTGAAGAGAATCCGAAGATAGTGACAAAATGctctcatcattttcatcttggTTGCATTTATGAGTGGATGGAGAGAAGTGACACCTGTCCAGTTTGTGGGAAG GTGATGGTATTTGATGAAACGACGTAA
- the LOC107635473 gene encoding E3 ubiquitin-protein ligase At3g02290 isoform X1, whose translation MGSVCCCLSVNDFEDYMNPNSPVYRNRQCLSSVLQNFLNAYASIFRRGEMQAIPSSIQGAASMTSTASLDNSLSDMYRSPPRPMPYDADPRHFRSQHDRLVSRREKGSSHVNDEAEPLRSDLDEDDQQSLTSSNKWHERASEDGSKEYHSKSLIRLSSARPTTGVGLVYSSSEEEDCCPTCLEEYTEENPKIVTKCSHHFHLGCIYEWMERSDTCPVCGKTTSKSEGREWDLTSLLNWKPVSGDGI comes from the exons ATGGGTTCTGTTTGTTGTTGTTTGAGTGTTAATGATTTTGAAGATTATATGAATCCAAATAGTCCTGTATATAGGAACCGTCAGTGCCTCAGTTCCGTCTTACAGAACTTTTTGAATGCG TATGCATCAATATTCCGTAGAGGGGAAATGCAGGCAATTCCTTCATCTATACAGGGGGCAGCATCTATGACTTCCACAGCATCGCTTGATAATTCTCTATCTGACATGTACCGCTCTCCTCCAAGGCCAATGCCTTATGATGCAGACCCGAGGCATTTCCGCTCTCAGCATGATAGACTAGTTTCACGACGTGAGAAGGGTTCAAGTCATGTGAATGATGAGGCAGAACCTCTAAGAAGTGATCTAGATGAGGATGACCAACAATCTTTAACTTCAAGCAACAAGTGGCATGAACGTGCTAGTGAAGATGGATCCAAAGAATACCACTCTAAGTCTTTAATAAGGCTTTCATCAGCAAGACCTACCACTGGAGTTGGACTTGTCTATTCGTCCTCAGAAGAGGAGGATTGCTGTCCAACTTGTCTTGAAG AATATACTGAAGAGAATCCGAAGATAGTGACAAAATGctctcatcattttcatcttggTTGCATTTATGAGTGGATGGAGAGAAGTGACACCTGTCCAGTTTGTGGGAAG ACCACATCAAAATCAGAGGGACGAGAGTGGGACTTAACCAGTCTGCTTAACTGGAAACCAGTCTCTG GTGATGGTATTTGA
- the LOC107635474 gene encoding AUGMIN subunit 5 isoform X2: MQATSPSSSSSAAATAATPEAILEWLHKEMGYRPLAGVTAGKSHLPSVESLRRICRGNMIPVWNFLITRAKSEKTVQNIRRNITVHGGDGRGGGGREEWKGRAGGGGGRRKERISGGEAETREAALQEREAAEKEVERLRNAVRRQRKDLRARMLEVSREETERKRMLDERSNYRHKQVMLEAYDRQCEEAAKIFAEYHKRLCHYVNQALDAQRSGLDSSVEATNSFSAKNEKEAVYSTVKSGSGIHSNPQAETVKLGFDFDGQIPEEVRTIILNCLKSPPQLLQAITAYTYRLKSLISREIEKIDVKADAETLRYKYENNIVMDVSTSDGSSPLQYQLYGNGKIGVDVPPGGSQNQLLERQKAHVQQFLATEDALNKAAEAKDLSEKLMKRLYGGTDVPSRSIGIGSTSQNVGSLRQLELDVWAKEREVAGLKASLNTLMSEIQRLNKLCAERKEAEDSLKKKWKKIEEFDARRSELETIYTALLNANKDAALFWGQQPLTAREYAASTIIPACAAVVETSNSAKDLIEKEVSTFCRCPDNSLYMLPSSPQALLEAMGASGSSGQEAVANAEMNAAILTARAGARDPSAIPSICRVSAALQYPAGLEGSDAGLASVLESLEFCLKLRGSEACVLEDLLKAINLVHIRRDLVQSGHALLNHAYCVQQEYERTTNYSLSLAAEQDKTVMEKWLPELKAGVLNAQQSLEACKYVRGLLDEWWEQPASTVVDWVTVDGQNVAAWHNHVKQLLAFYDRGAS; the protein is encoded by the exons ATGCAGGCCACATCGCCGTCGTCGTCGTCGAGCGCCGCTGCTACTGCCGCCACGCCGGAGGCCATACTCGAATGGCTGCACAAGGAGATGGGATACCGCCCTCTCGCCGGCGTAACCGCCGGCAAGTCGCACCTTCCGTCGGTGGAATCGCTTCGACGGATTTGCCGCGGTAACATGATCCCGGTCTGGAACTTCCTGATTACGCGTGCGAAGTCGGAGAAGACTGTGCAGAATATCCGCCGGAACATCACCGTGCACGGCGGTGACGGCCGCGGAGGAGGTGGGAGGGAGGAGTGGAAGGGGAGAGCTGGGGGAGGCGGAGGGAGGAGGAAGGAGAGGATCTCCGGAGGAGAGGCGGAGACGAGGGAGGCGGCGTTACAGGAGCGGGAGGCCGCGGAGAAGGAGGTTGAGAGGCTGAGGAACGCTGTGAGGAGGCAGAGGAAAGATTTGAGGGCGAGGATGCTTGAGGTTTCGAGAGAAGAGACCGAGAGGAAGAGGATGCTTGATGAACGCTCCAATTATAG GCACAAGCAAGTGATGTTGGAGGCTTATGATAGACAGTGTGAAGAAGCTGCAAAAATATTTGCCGAATATCATAAACGTCTCTGTCACTATGTAAATCAAGCATTGGATGCTCAACGATCAGGTCTTGATTCTTCTGTTGAGGCAACCAACAGTTTTAGTGCTAAAAATGAGAAGGAAGCCGTTTATTCTACTGTTAAGAGCG GAAGTGGCATTCATTCAAATCCTCAGGCAGAAACAGTAAAGTTGGGGTTTGATTTTGATGGACAAATTCCAGAAGAGGTTAGAACTATAATTTTAAATTGCCTTAAGAGTCCACCTCAGCTGCTTCAGGCAATTACTGCTTACACTTATCGGCTGAAAAGTCTAATCTCCAGAGAAATAGAGAAAATTGATGTTAAAGCTGATGCAGAGACCTTGAG GTACAAATATGAAAATAACATAGTGATGGATGTTTCCACTTCTGATGGGAGCTCTCCTCTACAGTATCAACTTTATGGCAATGGAAAGATTGGAGTTGATGTGCCTCCAGGAGGAAGTCAAAATCAGCTTCTTGAGAGACAG AAAGCTCATGTTCAGCAATTTTTGGCTACCGAAGATGCATTAAACAAGGCTGCTGAGGCAAAGGACTTGTCCGAGAAACTTATGAAACGTCTGTATGGTGGCACTGATGTTCCATCACGCTCAATTGGTATTGGAAGCACGTCTCAGAATGTTGGAAGTCTTAGGCAACTTGAG CTTGATGTTTGGGCCAAGGAAAGAGAAGTTGCTGGTTTAAAGGCAAGCCTAAATACCCTGATGTCTGAAATACAACGCCTGAATAAGTTGTGCGCTGAGAGGAAGGAAGCTGAAGATTCTCTGAAAAAAAAGTGGAAAAAGATTGAAGAGTTCGATGCTCGAAGATCAGAACTTGAGACCATATATACAGCATTACTTAACGCAAATAAG GATGCTGCGTTGTTTTGGGGTCAGCAACCATTAACTGCTAGGGAGTATGCTGCAAGCACTATAATTCCAGCATGTGCTGCTGTTGTTGAGACTTCAAATAGTGCAAAAGATCTTATTGAGAAGGAAGTGTCTACCTTTTGTCGGTGTCCTGATAATAGCCTCTACATGCTTCCTTCTTCCCCACAG GCACTGCTAGAAGCCATGGGGGCCAGTGGATCATCAGGACAGGAAGCAGTTGCCAATGCAGAAATGAATGCAGCGATTTTAACAGCAAGAGCAGGTGCTCGGGATCCATCAGCGATTCCATCAATATGCCGTGTTTCAGCCGCCCTTCAGTATCCAGCTG GCCTGGAGGGTTCAGATGCTGGTCTAGCATCTGTGTTGGAGTCCCTGGAGTTCTGTCTGAAACTTCGTGGCTCTGAAGCTTGTGTGTTGGAAGATTTATTAAAGGCTATTAATCTTGTTCACATTAGAAGGGATCTTGTTCAAAGTGGTCATGCTTTGTTAAACCATGCTTATTGTGTTCAACAGGAATATGAAAG GACAACAAATTATTCTCTGAGTTTGGCTGCAGAGCAAGACAAGACTGTTATGGAGAAATGGTTGCCTGAACTTAAGGCTGGTGTTTTGAATGCTCAGCAGAGCTTGGAAGCTTGTAAATATGTCAGGGGTTTG CTTGATGAATGGTGGGAGCAACCGGCATCGACGGTTGTTGACTGGGTGACAGTGGATGGGCAAAATGTTGCTGCATGGCATAATCACGTCAAGCAgcttcttgcattttatgatagAGGAGCATCATGA
- the LOC107635474 gene encoding AUGMIN subunit 5 isoform X1, with protein MQATSPSSSSSAAATAATPEAILEWLHKEMGYRPLAGVTAGKSHLPSVESLRRICRGNMIPVWNFLITRAKSEKTVQNIRRNITVHGGDGRGGGGREEWKGRAGGGGGRRKERISGGEAETREAALQEREAAEKEVERLRNAVRRQRKDLRARMLEVSREETERKRMLDERSNYRHKQVMLEAYDRQCEEAAKIFAEYHKRLCHYVNQALDAQRSGLDSSVEATNSFSAKNEKEAVYSTVKSGKSADDVILIETTREKNIRKACECLVAYMVDKIRNSFPAYEGSGIHSNPQAETVKLGFDFDGQIPEEVRTIILNCLKSPPQLLQAITAYTYRLKSLISREIEKIDVKADAETLRYKYENNIVMDVSTSDGSSPLQYQLYGNGKIGVDVPPGGSQNQLLERQKAHVQQFLATEDALNKAAEAKDLSEKLMKRLYGGTDVPSRSIGIGSTSQNVGSLRQLELDVWAKEREVAGLKASLNTLMSEIQRLNKLCAERKEAEDSLKKKWKKIEEFDARRSELETIYTALLNANKDAALFWGQQPLTAREYAASTIIPACAAVVETSNSAKDLIEKEVSTFCRCPDNSLYMLPSSPQALLEAMGASGSSGQEAVANAEMNAAILTARAGARDPSAIPSICRVSAALQYPAGLEGSDAGLASVLESLEFCLKLRGSEACVLEDLLKAINLVHIRRDLVQSGHALLNHAYCVQQEYERTTNYSLSLAAEQDKTVMEKWLPELKAGVLNAQQSLEACKYVRGLLDEWWEQPASTVVDWVTVDGQNVAAWHNHVKQLLAFYDRGAS; from the exons ATGCAGGCCACATCGCCGTCGTCGTCGTCGAGCGCCGCTGCTACTGCCGCCACGCCGGAGGCCATACTCGAATGGCTGCACAAGGAGATGGGATACCGCCCTCTCGCCGGCGTAACCGCCGGCAAGTCGCACCTTCCGTCGGTGGAATCGCTTCGACGGATTTGCCGCGGTAACATGATCCCGGTCTGGAACTTCCTGATTACGCGTGCGAAGTCGGAGAAGACTGTGCAGAATATCCGCCGGAACATCACCGTGCACGGCGGTGACGGCCGCGGAGGAGGTGGGAGGGAGGAGTGGAAGGGGAGAGCTGGGGGAGGCGGAGGGAGGAGGAAGGAGAGGATCTCCGGAGGAGAGGCGGAGACGAGGGAGGCGGCGTTACAGGAGCGGGAGGCCGCGGAGAAGGAGGTTGAGAGGCTGAGGAACGCTGTGAGGAGGCAGAGGAAAGATTTGAGGGCGAGGATGCTTGAGGTTTCGAGAGAAGAGACCGAGAGGAAGAGGATGCTTGATGAACGCTCCAATTATAG GCACAAGCAAGTGATGTTGGAGGCTTATGATAGACAGTGTGAAGAAGCTGCAAAAATATTTGCCGAATATCATAAACGTCTCTGTCACTATGTAAATCAAGCATTGGATGCTCAACGATCAGGTCTTGATTCTTCTGTTGAGGCAACCAACAGTTTTAGTGCTAAAAATGAGAAGGAAGCCGTTTATTCTACTGTTAAGAGCGGTAAATCTGCAGACGATGTCATTCTCATTGAAACCACTAGGGAAAAGAATATTAGAAAGGCTTGTGAATGTCTTGTAGCTTACATGGTTGATAAAATACGGAATTCTTTTCCTGCTTATGAAGGAAGTGGCATTCATTCAAATCCTCAGGCAGAAACAGTAAAGTTGGGGTTTGATTTTGATGGACAAATTCCAGAAGAGGTTAGAACTATAATTTTAAATTGCCTTAAGAGTCCACCTCAGCTGCTTCAGGCAATTACTGCTTACACTTATCGGCTGAAAAGTCTAATCTCCAGAGAAATAGAGAAAATTGATGTTAAAGCTGATGCAGAGACCTTGAG GTACAAATATGAAAATAACATAGTGATGGATGTTTCCACTTCTGATGGGAGCTCTCCTCTACAGTATCAACTTTATGGCAATGGAAAGATTGGAGTTGATGTGCCTCCAGGAGGAAGTCAAAATCAGCTTCTTGAGAGACAG AAAGCTCATGTTCAGCAATTTTTGGCTACCGAAGATGCATTAAACAAGGCTGCTGAGGCAAAGGACTTGTCCGAGAAACTTATGAAACGTCTGTATGGTGGCACTGATGTTCCATCACGCTCAATTGGTATTGGAAGCACGTCTCAGAATGTTGGAAGTCTTAGGCAACTTGAG CTTGATGTTTGGGCCAAGGAAAGAGAAGTTGCTGGTTTAAAGGCAAGCCTAAATACCCTGATGTCTGAAATACAACGCCTGAATAAGTTGTGCGCTGAGAGGAAGGAAGCTGAAGATTCTCTGAAAAAAAAGTGGAAAAAGATTGAAGAGTTCGATGCTCGAAGATCAGAACTTGAGACCATATATACAGCATTACTTAACGCAAATAAG GATGCTGCGTTGTTTTGGGGTCAGCAACCATTAACTGCTAGGGAGTATGCTGCAAGCACTATAATTCCAGCATGTGCTGCTGTTGTTGAGACTTCAAATAGTGCAAAAGATCTTATTGAGAAGGAAGTGTCTACCTTTTGTCGGTGTCCTGATAATAGCCTCTACATGCTTCCTTCTTCCCCACAG GCACTGCTAGAAGCCATGGGGGCCAGTGGATCATCAGGACAGGAAGCAGTTGCCAATGCAGAAATGAATGCAGCGATTTTAACAGCAAGAGCAGGTGCTCGGGATCCATCAGCGATTCCATCAATATGCCGTGTTTCAGCCGCCCTTCAGTATCCAGCTG GCCTGGAGGGTTCAGATGCTGGTCTAGCATCTGTGTTGGAGTCCCTGGAGTTCTGTCTGAAACTTCGTGGCTCTGAAGCTTGTGTGTTGGAAGATTTATTAAAGGCTATTAATCTTGTTCACATTAGAAGGGATCTTGTTCAAAGTGGTCATGCTTTGTTAAACCATGCTTATTGTGTTCAACAGGAATATGAAAG GACAACAAATTATTCTCTGAGTTTGGCTGCAGAGCAAGACAAGACTGTTATGGAGAAATGGTTGCCTGAACTTAAGGCTGGTGTTTTGAATGCTCAGCAGAGCTTGGAAGCTTGTAAATATGTCAGGGGTTTG CTTGATGAATGGTGGGAGCAACCGGCATCGACGGTTGTTGACTGGGTGACAGTGGATGGGCAAAATGTTGCTGCATGGCATAATCACGTCAAGCAgcttcttgcattttatgatagAGGAGCATCATGA
- the LOC107635475 gene encoding 60S ribosomal protein L30: MVAAKKTKKTHESINNRLALVMKSGKYTLGYKTVLKSLRSSKGKLIIIANNCPPLRKSEIEYYAMLAKVGVHHYNGNNVDLGTACGKYYRVCCLSIIDPGDSDIIKTLPGEQ; the protein is encoded by the exons ATGGTGGCCGCCAAGAAGACC AAGAAGACTCATGAGAGCATCAACAACAGACTCGCACTTGTCATGAAGAGTGGCAAGTACACTCTCGGTTACAAGACCGTTCTCAAATCTCTCAGAAGCTCCAAAG GGAAATTGATTATCATCGCTAACAACTGCCCACCATTGAGGAAGTCAGAAATAGAGTACTATGCCATGTTGGCAAAGGTTGGAGTCCATCATTACAATGGGA ACAATGTCGACTTGGGAACTGCATGTGGAAAATATTACAGAGTGTGCTGCCTCAGCATTATTGATCCTG GTGATTCTGATATCATTAAGACACTGCCTGGCGAACAGTAA